A genomic segment from Chanos chanos chromosome 2, fChaCha1.1, whole genome shotgun sequence encodes:
- the dnd1 gene encoding dead end protein 1 — translation VLGETDAEAEELTQILNPQRLKSLEEWLNKTAITLTQVNGQRKYGGPPPGWTGLAPGHGCEVFISQIPRDVYEDRLIPLFQSVGPLYEFRLMMNFSGQNRGFAYAKYGDPVSATVAIQTLHHYRLQDGVRINVRRSTEKNQLCLEGLPASVEKEELFRSLQNLSEGVVSVSVQSKGGKELAALVRYSTHYAASMAKKMLIAAFKTNFGIAINVKWFPPKPRHVKDGHEERSVVIPSVPRALPNPHSNFFHHGPQMRSSSCPSSPPPGFSRAVGGPAQLLRDQALSPHLRAGDVPCDALSFLWLVCDLMKLGVPTYDIQHHYTGPDGFIHFSYRVTIPAIPLPFCGAVQILPGASVGAMEREVRQTTAKQVLKALYQLIEP, via the exons ACAGATTCTGAACCCACAGCGACTGAAATCTTTGGAAGAGTGGCTTAATAAGACGGCGATCACACTGACCCAGGTTAATGGCCAACGAAAGTATGGCGGGCCGCCACCTG GTTGGACGGGACTGGCTCCAGGTCACGGCTGTGAGGTTTTCATAAGCCAGATTCCCCGGGATGTGTATGAGGATCGTCTCATCCCACTCTTCCAGAGCGTGGGTCCGCTCTATGAGTTCCGGCTCATGATGAACTTCAGTGGCCAGAACCGTGGCTTCGCCTATGCCAAATACGGAGACCCAGTCAGTGCCACGGTGGCCATCCAAACCCTGCACCACTACCGGCTCCAGGACGGGGTTCGGATCAATGTTCGCAGAAGCACGGAAAAGAACCAGCTGTGCCTGGAAGGGCTGCCAGCCAGCGTGGAAAAAGAGGAACTGTTTAGGTCGCTCCAGAACCTCTCTGAAGGGGTGGTAAGCGTCTCAGTGCAATCCAAAGGAGGAAAGGAGCTGGCAGCACTGGTGCGCTATTCCACCCACTATGCTGCTTCCATGGCAAAGAAAATGCTGATAGCAG CCTTCAAGACAAACTTTGGGATCGCCATCAATGTGAAGTGGTTCCCCCCTAAGCCCAGGCACGTCAAGGATGGCCACGAAGAGAGGTCTGTTGTGATCCCATCTGTGCCCAGAGCACTCCCCAACCCCCACTCCAACTTTTTTCATCACGGCCCACAGATGCGTAGTTCTTCTTGcccctcttcacctcctcctggCTTCAGCCGCGCAGTGGGGGGTCCTGCTCAGCTGTTGAGGGATCAGGCATTGTCTCCGCACCTGAGGGCTGGAGATGTGCCCTGTGATGCCTTGTCTTTCCTGTGGTTGGTCTGTGATCTCATGAAGTTAGGAGTTCCAACCTATGACATCCAGCACCACTACACAGGCCCAGACGGGTTTATCCACTTCTCTTACAGAGTGACCATCCCTGCCATACCCCTGCCTTTCTGTGGTGCAGTCCAGATCCTGCCAGGTGCCAGTGTCGGCGCTATGGAAAGGGAGGTCCGCCAGACCACTGCCAAGCAGGTTCTCAAAGCCCTTTACCAGCTCATTGAGCCCTAG